The proteins below come from a single Zea mays cultivar B73 chromosome 8, Zm-B73-REFERENCE-NAM-5.0, whole genome shotgun sequence genomic window:
- the LOC100193870 gene encoding MAG2-interacting protein 2 isoform X1 gives MVQAYLGFYIFTSDCLVHRFDYTEEPEACLCEVPISTKDAMSARTIQLPRSLSCIDYHQRHSLFVLVGDSNVSFSSNSYSGTYFMYLLHFNKNLELSLSFKSMQLEGVFCPLKDQRTFVSSPKIRISPQGKYIATLDLTGFVNFFSLDGDLRTVPLQTLGKARHLIDVKDISWWTDNVLMLVRKDGSISMYSITEDKIVSNDDPVLSTPILEKAKATEGHAFVLQSRRYGTNTPVNKRMDSDSEPCLLSGSGEHQQTEGDEMSWSLISFSKVTVAEMYSVLIREKRYKDALDFASRYNLDKDEVLKACWLHSDANTHEIDSYLAKIKDQVFVLSECVNKVGPTEADLRALLSFGLCITDCYRFSELDNSSKGSTWDSRTIRLRLLRHIDMLETFLGINMGRYAAGEYSKFRSMPLVETAIALAESGKIGALNLIFKRHPYTVSSDILRVLSAIPETLAVQTYSQLLPGKSLPSVVILRAGDWVECEQMASYINNCPAELDKVEEIKTEILVKHSKGFSWPSVAELCEWYKNRARDIDCLSGQLENSLAMIELACQKGIVELQPFFDDIKCLYQVVYSNELNEFTMNLLTWEDLPDYEKFKIILKGVKEDTVVQRLEENAIRFMKKLYEHKQESYLVSWLKEVAAKNELLICLAVIENGCGESPIYGLFKDLAEMIETSVHCIYMCSATNQWNTMSSILSKSLYKTKREKSLVASEEDCNLKDAKHALGSSMVSYEEMQCVCADILSGLGNAPEDFYHYDSVPDKPNDVKYLDILEKRLKVAEGHVEVGRLFAYYQVPKSMHFFLSAHLDEKNVRQIIRLLLSKFGRRQPVRSDNEWANMWRDLKLFQEKAFPFLDSEYMLAEFIRGLLKAGKFSLARNYLGGTSAVSLSTEKAENLVIQAAREYFFSASTLSGNEIWKARECLNLLPNSKNVQAETDIIDALTVRLPYLGVTILPLQFRQVKDPMDIIRMVITCQAGAYLHFEEIIDVAKLLGLRSEEEVADVEEAIAREAVVNGDLQLALDICLNLTKKSHGAVWDLCAAIARGPPLDNLDTGTREKLLGFALSHCDDDSVGELLNAWKELHAQGTFEKLMITTATNPPNFLIDGSSITPLPVQSVQDILDLRDDNGHDRRSDLVGIVKDMLSKVCLDFSNGDTHNWESMLEENRKLLCFGALVLPWLLKLFSNEACDGEIMDHLTRRCRFSTKVKAATSIIYWLVINGLAPNDNIIMILAKSIMEPPIDEEFDVLGCSVLLNLMDPFNGVKIIEEELKRRESYQEISSIMSVGMLYSSLNNSKKECSTPEQRRNLLLHKFHEKFTSADTDDLDQVDMANTTFWREWKSKLEEDKQLADQARMLKQILPDIDTSRFLSGDVNYIKIVVYSFVNSVKMEKKHILKEAVRIAEAYGLQRTEVLLRFLACSLVSEYWDNNDILNEISEFREDIVSSAKGVIDMIYSDVYLEIDGYNKQRLSYIYGILSACHSYLKRTNEIELRYPVHVHTHKLEPFQYYKVLEEECKKVCFIDGLNFKNIAGLDNLNFEHFNDEVCKNIHASTVTAIADMVQSLVSMYVDVLAKGLISQQGVYKHYVLGLLASLEGRSEAQSNNTDYEKLQASLCEFELNYDSCREYIQALPATDISYIVRRYCTLCFPSNLARSHPQEPSWRKPLATLLEFWSKVVDDIPGDSIDACSYGRTDYLNSNRLSLCMRAFRQLLIIDEIALHQGWDAISMYVKDCLRNGKMMETPCFCRAMILSGCSFESVVEVYFGGQGQLGSENADPSNYLDLLELYNAATEKCLSDLSEESCEYRILLHNLLSSLSRSTGKHAGALEMVRSGVWGKLIRYSEDMQLESQLRVYALQLMQCITGRNLKSLPNEMVCQVEPWESWYEHGAGAAIADESINSSSSITGTLVALRSTQMVAAVLPDANITPENLATLDSAVSCFLKLSERASGVSVAVFEAVLEEWEQLFSPKEEHVAPHESPKETSDWSDGWDDGWEALPEELESPKNKQEGVLLSVHPLHSCWMEIIRKRVELGELHKVLELLDRASLKHSVFLEEEEAHSLVELVSALDCFMALKTVLLLPYESLRLQCLQMVEVKMREGIVSTSSNADDQELLALVLSSGTMQKIITEEAYSKFFSYICHLVGHLARSFQTDLLVQWNEATSKINRSLLFARVLFPCFVSELVLGGQYLLAGFVISRWMHTHPSLGLMDITETSVRCFLQGQVAQLDEVGGSDAALTDGEVCVRHTISTLQPKLVSLLQSALALSNKEL, from the exons ATGGTACAAGCTTACTTAG GTTTCTACATTTTTACAAGTGACTGCTTGGTTCATAGATTTGATTACACTGAAGAACCTGAGGCATGTTTATGCGAAGTTCCCATATCAACTAAAGATGCAATGTCAGCTAGGACTATCCAGTTACCTCGAAGTTTATCGTGCATTGATTACCATCAACGTCACTCGCTATTTGTCCTAGTTGGAGATTCCAATGTTTCATTTAGCTCCAATAGTTATTCTG GAACCTATTTTATGTATCTATTACACTTCAACAAAAATCTGGAacttagtctttcatttaaaagcaTGCAGTTGGAAGGGGTATTTTGTCCCCTGAAGGATCAAAGAACCTTTGTTTCATCCCCGAAAATCAGGATCTCGCCTCAGGGAAAGTATATTGCTACGTTGGATTTGACTGGTTTTGTAAACTTTTTTTCACTTGATGGTGACTTGCGCACTGTTCCACTTCAAACTCTTGGAAAGGCTAGACACCTAATTGATGTTAAGGACATCAGTTGGTGGACAGATAATGTTCTTATGTTGGTAAGAAAAGATGGTAGCATTAGCATGTACAGCATCACTGAAGACAAGATAGTTTCCAATGATGACCCGGTTTTATCTACACCAATATTGGAGAAGGCAAAGGCTACTGAAGGACATGCTTTTGTTTTGCAATCTAGGAGATATGGAACAAACACTCCAGTTAATAAGCGGATGGATAGTGACTCGGAACCTTGTCTGCTGAGTGGTTCTGGGGAGCACCAACAAACAGAAGGGGATGAAATGTCCTGGAGTCTGATATCATTCTCCAAAGTTACAGTAGCAGAAATGTACTCTGTTCTGATAAGAGAGAAACGATACAAGGACGCTTTAGATTTTGCTTCTAGATACAATCTAGATAAGGATGAAGTTCTTAAAGCATGCTGGTTGCACTCTGATGCCAATACTCATGAGATAGACTCGTACTTAGCAAAAATTAAAGACCAAGTATTTGTATTATCAGAATGTGTAAACAAAGTTGGGCCTACAGAAGCAGATTTAAGGGCTCTACTTTCTTTTGGACTTTGTATAACTGATTGTTACAGATTTTCTGAGTTAGATAACAGCAGTAAGGGCTCAACATGGGACAGTCGCACCATTAGGCTTCGTTTATTGCGGCACATAGACATGTTAGAGACATTCTTGGGCATTAATATGGGAAG GTATGCAGCAGGAGAATATAGCAAATTCCGTTCAATGCCATTGGTGGAAACAGCCATAGCATTAGCCGAAAGTGGCAAAATTGGGGCTTTAAATCTTATATTCAAGCGTCATCCATATACTGTCTCTTCAGATATTTTACGTGTTTTGTCTGCTATCCCAGAAACCCTTGCTGTTCAGACTTATAGTCAGTTGCTGCCAGGGAAATCCCTTCCCAGTGTTGTCATATTAAGAGCTGGTGATTGGGTTGAATGTGAACAGATGGCTTCATATATAAACAATTGCCCTGCCGAGTTGGACAAGGTCGAAGAGATCAAAACGGAAATACTTGTAAAGCACTCAAAAGGCTTTTCATGGCCTTCAGTTGCTGAACTTTGTGAGTGGTATAAGAACAGAGCAAGGGACATTGACTGCTTAAGTGGACAGCTGGAAAACTCTCTGGCCATGATAGAGCTTGCATGTCAGAAGGGCATTGTAGAGTTGCAGCCATTCTTTGATGATATTAAATGCCTCTACCAGGTTGTATATTCTAATGAATTGAATGAGTTTACAATGAATCTTTTGACATGGGAAGATCTGCCTGATTATGAAAAGTTCAAAATCATTCTCAAAGGAGTCAAAGAAGATACAGTTGTTCAACGGCTAGAAGAAAATGCTATCCGTTTTATGAAGAAATTATATGAACACAAACAAGAATCCTACCTTGTTAGTTGGCTGAAAGAGGTAGCTGCTAAAAATGAGCTTTTGATTTGCTTagctgtcattgaaaatggttgtgggGAATCACCAATATATGGTCTCTTCAAGGATCTTGCTGAGATGATAGAAACCTCTGTTCACTGCATTTATATGTGCAGTGCAACTAACCAGTGGAATaccatgtcatcaatattatcaaAGTCACTCTATAAAACAAAGAGGGAGAAATCGTTAGTGGCTAGTGAAGAAGACTGCAATCTGAAAGATGCTAAGCATGCTCTTGGTTCTTCTATGGTTTCTTATGAGGAGATGCAATGTGTCTGTGCTGATATCTTATCTGGTCTGGGCAATGCTCCAGAAGATTTTTATCACTATGATTCAGTACCTGACAAACCTAATGATGTCAAATATCTTGATATATTGGAGAAGAGGCTAAAAGTTGCTGAAGGCCATGTAGAAGTAGGACGGCTCTTTGCTTATTATCAG GTCCCAAAATCAATGCATTTCTTCCTTAGTGCTCACTTAGATGAGAAGAATGTAAGGCAAATTATACGGCTGCTTTTATCGAAATTTGGCAGACGTCAACCTGTTCGATCAGACAATGAGTGGGCTAACATGTGGCGTGATTTAAAACTCTTCCAAGAAAAGGCATTTCCTTTTCTTGATTCAGAATATATGCTGGCCGAATTTATCAGAGGGCTATTGAAAGCTGGTAAATTTTCGCTAGCCAGGAATTATCTTGGAGGAACCAGTGCAGTTTCTTTATCCACAGAGAAGGCTGAAAATCTTGTGATACAAGCTGCAAGGGAGTATTTCTTCTCGGCTTCAACTTTATCTGGGAATGAA ATTTGGAAAGCCAGGGAATGCCTAAATTTGTTACCTAATAGCAAAAATGTTCAAGCAGAAACTGATATAATTGATGCTCTTACTGTTAGACTTCCTTATCTAGGGGTGACTATCCTTCCTCTTCAGTTCAGGCAGGTAAAGGATCCTATGGATATCATCCGCATGGTGATAACATGTCAAGCAGGTGCATACCTTCATTTTGAAGAGATCATTGATGTCGCTAAACTTCTGGGATTAAGAAGTGAAGAGGAAGTAGCGGATGTGGAGGAGGCTATTGCCAGAGAAGCTGTGGTAAATGGTGATCTTCAACTTGCCCTTGATATCTGTTTAAATTTAACAAAAAAGAGTCATGGTGCAGTGTGGGATTTATGTGCTGCAATTGCTAGAGGCCCTCCACTTGACAATTTGGATACTGGTACCCGTGAAAAGCTATTGGGTTTCGCTCTCAGCCATTGTGATGACGATTCTGTTGGGGAATTGTTGAATGCTTGGAAGGAGCTTCATGCTCAGGGTACTTTTGAGAAATTAATGATTACAACCGCAACAAATCCTCCCAATTTCTTGATTGATGGATCTTCAATCACACCACTTCCTGTACAAAGTGTGCAAGACATACTTGACCTGAGAGATGACAATGGCCATGATAGACGTAGCGACCTTGTGGGAATTGTTAAAGACATGCTGTCAAAAGTTTGCTTGGACTTTTCTAATGGAGACACACATAATTGGGAGTCTATGTTGGAAGAaaaccggaaattgttgtgctttgGAGCACTGGTATTACCATGGCTTTTGAAATTGTTCAGTAATGAAGCATGTGATGGTGAAATAATGGATCATCTCACTAGGAGATGTCGATTTTCAACAAAAGTAAAAGCAGCAACCAGTATCATATATTGGTTAGTTATAAATGGTTTGGCCCCCAATGATAATATAATCATGATTCTTGCAAAGTCTATAATGGAGCCTCCCATTGATGAAGAGTTTGATGTACTTGGCTGCTCGGTTCTTTTGAATCTCATGGACCCTTTCAATGGAGTGAAAATAATAGAGGAAGAGCTAAAAAGACGAGAATCTTATCAAGAAATTAGCAGCATAATGAGTGTAGGAATGTTATATAGTTCCCTCAATAATTCTAAGAAAGAGTGCTCCACTCCTGAACAGAGGAGAAACCTGTTGCTTCACAAATTTCATGAGAAGTTCACCTCAGCCGATACCG ATGATTTAGACCAGGTTGATATGGCAAATACAACCTTCTGGAGAGAATGGAAATCAAAGTTAGAAGAGGATAAACAACTGGCTGATCAAGCGCGGATGCTCAAGCAGATATTACCTGATATAGACACATCTCGATTCTTGTCTGGTGATGTTAATTATATCAAAATAGTAGTTTACTCCTTTGTTAATTCTGTAAAGATGGAGAAAAAACACATACTCAAGGAAGCAGTGCGGATAGCTGAGGCATATGGGTTGCAACGAACTGag GTGCTTTTACGATTTCTCGCCTGCAGTCTTGTGTCTGAATACTGGGATAACAATGATATTCTGAACGAAATTTCTGAATTCCGGGAGGATATTGTCAGCTCAGCTAAGGGTGTGATCGATATGATATATTCAGATGTCTATCTGGAGATAGATGGGTATAATAAACAACGTCTTTCTTACATTTACGGCATTCTTTCAGCATGTCATTCATATCTGAAGAGGACCAATGAGATAGAATTGAGATACCCAGTGCATGTGCATACCCATAAGCTTGAACCATTTCAGTACTATAAGGTACTTGAGGAAGAGTGCAAGAAAGTCTGCTTCATTGATGGCTTGAACTTTAAAAACATTGCTGGACTGGATAATCTGAACTTTGAGCATTTCAATGACGAAGTATGCAAGAATATCCATGCCTCCACCGTCACTGCTATAGCCGATATGGTACAGTCTCTTGTGAGTATGTATGTTGATGTACTGGCCAAGGGACTCATATCACAACAAGGTGTTTACAAGCACTATGTTCTGGGGTTGCTGGCATCACTTGAAGGCCGCAGTGAAGCACAATCGAACAACACAGATTATGAAAAGTTGCAGGCTTCCCTATGCGAATTTGAGTTGAACTATGATAGTTGCAGGGAGTACATCCAAGCTCTTCCAGCCACAGATATTTCATATATTGTAAGAAGGTATTGCACCCTTTGCTTTCCATCTAACTTAGCACGAAGCCATCCACAGGAACCTTCATGGAGGAAACCTCTTGCCACGCTACTAGAATTTTGGTCTAAAGTTGTTGATGACATACCGGGGGATTCAATTGATGCTTGCTCATATGGAAGAACAGACTACTTAAATTCAAATAGGTTATCTCTGTGCATGAGAGCTTTCAGGCAGCTATTAATAATTGATGAGATAGCACTGCACCAAGGTTGGGATGCCATTTCCATGTATGTAAAAGATTGCCTTAGAAATGGAAAGATGATGGAAACACCATGCTTTTGTCGAGCTATGATTCTATCAGGCTGCAGTTTTGAATCTGTAGTTGAAGTATACTTTGGAGGACAAGGACAGTTAGGGAGTGAGAATGCAGATCCAAGCAATTATTTGGACCTCTTAGAACTTTATAATGCTGCTACAGAAAAGTGTTTGTCGGATTTGAGTGAGGAATCTTGCGAATATCGAATATTGCTTCATAATTTGCTGTCATCTTTGAGCCGGTCAACGGGAAAACATGCTGGTGCTCTAGAAATGGTCAGATCTGGTGTTTGGGGGAAGTTAATCCGCTATTCGGAAGACATGCAGCTAGAGAGCCAATTACGAGTCTATGCACTACAGCTGATGCAATGTATCACAGGAAGAAACCTTAAATCTCTTCCAAATGAAATGGTGTGTCAGGTTGAGCCATGGGAATCATGGTATGAGCATGGAGCGGGTGCTGCCATAGCTGATGAGAGTATCAACTCCTCTAGCAGCATCACAGGGACTCTTGTCGCACTTAGATCTACTCAGATGGTCGCTGCAGTTCTGCCTGACGCTAATATCACTCCAGAAAACCTAGCAACTCTTGACTCTGCAGTATCTTGTTTTTTAAAATTGTCAGAACGTGCTTCTGGTGTGAGCGTTGCTGTTTTTGAAGCAGTGCTAGAAGAGTGGGAGCAATtgttctcccccaaagaagagcaTGTTGCACCTCATGAATCACCAAAAGAAACAAGTGACTGGAGTGATGGATGGGATGATGGCTGGGAGGCGCTACCGGAAGAGTTGGAGAGTCCAAAGAATAAACAAGAGGGTGTGTTGTTATCTGTGCATCCCCTCCACAGTTGCTGGATGGAGATTATCAGAAAACGTGTTGAACTTGGTGAGCTGCACAAGGTACTTGAACTTCTAGACCGAGCATCTTTGAAACACAGCGTGTTCCTAGAGGAAGAAGAAGCACACAGCTTGGTTGAACTTGTATCTGCTCTGGACTGCTTCATGGCCCTTAAAACTGTGTTGCTACTCCCATATGAATCTCTGAGACTGCAGTGCCTGCAGATGGTGGAGGTGAAAATGAGGGAAGGAATCGTGTCCACCTCATCAAATGCTGATGATCAGGAGCTCCTTGCCTTGGTTCTTTCCTCTGGAACTATGCAGAAGATCATCACAGAAGAGGCATACTCTAAATTTTTCTCTTACATATGCCATCTTGTCGGGCACCTTGCAAGGTCATTCCAGACTGATCTCCTCGTACAATGGAACGAAGCAACATCTAAGATCAACAGATCTTTACTGTTCGCTAGAGTTCTGTTTCCATGTTTTGTATCTGAACTGGTCCTCGGAGGGCAGTATCTTCTGGCTGGGTTCGTCATCTCGAGATGGATGCACACACATCCATCTCTGGGCCTGATGGATATCACCGAGACCAGTGTGCGATGCTTCCTTCAAGGCCAGGTTGCCCAACTTGATGAGGTGGGAGGGAGCGATGCTGCTCTCACTGACGGTGAAGTTTGTGTAAGGCACACAATCTCCACCCTACAGCCGAAACTTGTTTCTCTTCTGCAGTCTGCATTAGCTCTTTCGAACAAAGAGTTGTAG